A region of the Puniceicoccaceae bacterium genome:
TCCACTTGCTCACCCCAGAAGTATTCCGAATCACCCGGATCGGTGATGCGAACCTTGCAGAGCATGCGTGAGAGGATGGTTTCGATGTGCTTGTCGTTGATCGAAACCCCCTGCAAGCGGTAAACCTTCTGAATTTCCGACAAGAGGTATTCCTGAACTGCGTTGGGTCCGAGAATCTCCAGAATTTCGTGCGGATCTGCGGCACCTTCGGTCAAGTGCTGACCACGAGTCACCAAGTCTCCCGGCTGCACAATCATGTGCTTACCGTGAGGGATGAGGTGTTCCTCACGCTCATTGGTGTCCGAATCCTCAACGATGAGGCGACGCTTTCCGCGCACGGTTCCCTCGAGCGATACAATGCCATCGATCTTGGCCATTTCAGCGGCTTCTTTCGGACGACGTCCTTCAAAAAGCTCCGCAACTCGCGGAAGTCCACCCGTGATGTCCTGTGTCTTCGAAGCTTGCCGTGGAGTTTTCGCCAGCAGAGCACCCAGCTCGATGATGTCGCCTTCGTTCACGGCAACCTGAGCACCGGTCGGGATGCTGTAGGTTGCCACAAGGGTACCCTTATCGTCGCGGATTTGCACCTGCGGATTCAAGTCTTCCTTGTGCTCCGTCACCGTCGTTGCGATGCGACCCGTGGACTCGTCAATATCCCGTTTAACGGTTACTCCCGGAATCATGTCGTGGAAGGAAATGATCCCTTCCTTTTCCGAAATAATCGGGATGTTGTGGGGATCCCAAACAGCGAGGCGCTCTCCTTCCTTGATCATGTCGCCATCATCAAATCGGATCACAGATCCCACAACGATCTTGTAGTTCTCAAGTTCATTGTCGTTTTCATCGAGGATCACCACCGAACCCGTCTTGTTGGTCACAATGCGGGCACCGTCCTTGATTTTCACCGAACGCAAGTCTTTGGAGAAGCGAACCTTACCTGCATAACGCACCCGAATTTCCGGGTTTTTGAGTACCTGACTCGCGATTCCTCCGATGTGGAAAGTACGCATGGTCAGCTGAGTTCCGGGTTCACCGATCGACTGCGCGGCAACAATACCGATCGCACTTCCGATCTCGACAAGTTCGTTCGTAGCCGGGTCAATTCCGTATTCCTTTGCCGTAATGCCATTGCGACGACGAGAGGTCAGCGGAGACATCACTTTGACGCGATCCACGCCCATGGCTTCAATGCGTTTTGCAGCGAGTTCATCCACCATCTCCCCAGCAGCCACGATGACTTCAGAGGGATCCAACGGGTTGCGAATGTCTTCACAGACAAAGCGACCAACGATGCGATCCGAGAGGCTCACGACCTCATCATCCCCGTCCATGATGGCTTCCTTCCAGACTCCATTGCGGTTTCCATCATCGATCTCGGAGATCACCACATCCATGGCCACGTCACAAAGCTTACGCGTCAGGTATCCCGCATCCGCCGTCTTCAGTGCGGTATCGGCCAATCCCTTTCGAGCACCGTGAGTGGAGATGAAGTATTCCAAAACTGAAAGCCCTTCACGGAAAGAAGCAATAATCGGACGCTCAATGATTTCGCCCGACGGTTTGGCCATCAGTCCGCGAATACCACACAACTGGCGAACCTGCTGACGGTTACCGCGTGCACCCGAGTCCATCATGATATAGACCGGATTGATCTCGTCGCGTCCCTTGTTTTCCTGCAGGTTACGGAATACCTCCTTGGCAATCTCGTCGGTCGCCTTGGTCCAGGCTTCCACAATCTTGTTGTAGCGTTCGCCTGGGGTGATGACACCCATGCGATACTGATTGTCTACCTCGTCAATGCGCTTGCGAGCGGACTGCACAATCGCCGGCTTGGAATCAGGGATAATCATATCGTCGATTCCAATGGAAATCCCCGCCTTGGTTGCCATGCGGAAACCCATTTCCTTGAGTTCGTCGAGCACCACAATGGTGCGCTCGGTTCCCACGGCACGATAGGTTTCCAGAATCAGGTCACCCAGTTTGCCCTTGGCAACCGGGAAATTCACATAGCCGATTTCTTCCGGCCAAATGGTGTTGAACATCACACGTCCCACAGTCGTGCGCAGAACCTTGCGCTCACTGTTTCCAAAAGCCGTGTTTTCGTTCCCATAGTCCGGATTGCGAATTTCAATCCAGTCGTGCTTCTTCAACACTCCATCCGCCTCTGCGAGCATGACTTCCTCAATCGATCCCAGCAATGGAATGTGACGTCCGGGTTCCGGCTTCTGCTGAGGCTCAAAGGTAAGATAGTAGGATGCCAATACGATGTCCTGAGACGGGGTCAGAATCGGTTTTCCACTCGAGGGCGAGAAGATGTTGCTCGTCGCCATCATCAGCAGTTTTGCCTCCATGACCGCCTCAAGGGAGAGCGGTACGTGTACCGCCATCTGGTCACCGTCAAAGTCCGCGTTGTATGGAGTACAGACCAACGGGTGAACGCGGATCGCATTTCCTTCAATCAAGACGGGTTCAAACGCCTGGATGGAGAGTCGGTGCAATGTTGGGGCGCGATTCAGCAGAACCGGGTGTCCCTTCGTCACTTCTTCGAGGATGTCCCACACTTCCGGTGAACGTTTTTCAATCATCTTGCGCGCACCCCGAACCGTGTGAACAAAACCCAGTTCCTTCAGGCGACGGATGATGAACGGTTCAAACAGTACCAGCGCCATCTTTTTGGGAAGTCCGCACTGGTTCAGCTTGAGGTCCGGACCGATGACGATCACGGAACGACCCGAATAGTCCACACGCTTTCCGAGCAGATTCTGACGGAAGCGTCCCTGCTTGCCCTTCAGCATGTCACTGAGCGACTTCAGCGGGCGATTACCGGCACCGGTAATGGCACGGCCATGACGGCCATTGTCGAAGAGTGCATCCACCGACTCCTGAAGCATGCGCTTCTCATTGTGAATGATCACATCCGGAGTTTTCAGCTGCAGCAGGTTCTTCAACCGGTTGTTACGGTTGATCACACGACGGTAAAGGTCATTCAGGTCGGAAGTTGCAAAACGGCCTCCTTCCAGTGGAACCAACGGACGCAGATCCGGTGGGATCACCGGAAGCACTTCGAGCACCATCCATTCCGGGCGTGAACCCGATGTCATGAAGCCCTGAATCACTTTCAGACGCTTAGCGACCTTCTTCTTGATCTGTTTGGAACGCGTGGCGTGCATCTGCTCGTGCAATTCCTCAACCATGGATTCAAGGTCCAGACTCGCAAGCACATCGCGGATCGCTTCAGCCCCCATCTTTGCGGTGAAGGCATCGTATCCGTATTCGTCCTGTGCCTGCAGGAACTCCTGCTCGGTCAGCAACTGCTTGGCCTCCAGCGGAGTCTTGCCCGGATCGGTGACCATGTAATTCTCGTAATAGATCACCCGCTCGAGATTACGCGCTGTCACATCCAGCATCAAGCCGATGCGGCTGGGCATGCTTTTCAGGAACCAGATGTGGGTAACCGGTACTGCAAGTTCGATATGACCCATGCGTTCCCGACGAACCCGTGCCACCGTACACTCAATGCCGGTGCGCTCATCAATCATGCCCTTGTATTTGATCCCCTTGTACTTGCCGGCCTCGTAGTCGCGAACAGGTCCGAAGATGCGTTCGCAGAACAGTCCACCCGGTTCGGGCTTGAACGTGCGGTAGTTGATTGTTTCCGGGTTCTTGACTTCCCCACGCGACCACTCACGGATCGTGTCCGGAGAGGCGATCGAAATTGCAACGCTTTTGAGCGAACGGTCCTTTTCCAAACCGAGAGTTTCAGTTAATTCTTGGGTGCTCATACTTTAAATCTTTCGTTTCGGTTGGGTGAATCAGCTGTTGAAATCGAAATCGTCCTGTTCCAGGCGAATGTCGAGACACAGACCTTGAATTTCCTTCATCAAGACGTTGAAGGACTGCGGTGTGCCTGCAACCAAGCTGCGGTCACCCTTGACGAGGGACTCGTAAATCTTGGTTCGACCCTGAACGTCATCCGACTTCACGGTGAGCAGTTCCTGCAACATGTAGGCCGCTCCATAAGCTTCCAGTGCCCAAACCTCCATTTCTCCAAGACGCTGGCCACCATACTGTGCTTTTCCGCCCAGAGGTTGCTGCGTGATAAGACTGTAGGGACCCACCGCACGGGCGTGGATTTTCTCCGCGACCAGGTGGTTGAGCTTCAGCATGTAGATGTAGCCGACGACCACGCGTTGGTCCAGGCGTTCTCCAGTGCGTCCGTCGTAGAGATAGGCCTTACCACTTTCGGGCAGCCCCGCATCGATGAGATACTGGCGCACATCCTTTTCGGAAATACCGTCAAAGACCGGTGTGGCAACCTTGATGCCAAGCTTTTTACAGGCCCAGCCCAAGTGAGTTTCCAGAACCTGCCCCACGTTCATGCGGGAGGGAACTCCCAGTGGATTGAGGCAGATCTCGATCGGCGTACCATCCTCAAGGTAAGGCATGTCTTCCTCCGGAACAATGCGTGCAATCACACCCTTGTTCCCGTGACGGCCCGCCATTTTGTCACCGACTTCAATCTTGCGCTTGGTGGCAACATAGACCTTCACGTTTTTGATCACGCCCTGATCCACACTGTCCCCACGCTCGACCGAATCGATTTTGCGTTCCCGCTCCCGATCCAGTTCATCAAACTTGCTCTGGAAGTTGCGCACAATTTCCATCACCTTAATGCGAACCGGCGAGGGATCGATTTCGATGTGTTTGGAGACTGCGGCCAGACGACGCAGAAGCGTTTTGGTGATCTTGCGATTGGCCGGAATGATGATCTCACCGGTGTCTGAATTGCGAACATCCAGAGGAATTTTTTCACCGAGCAGAATGTTGGAAAGCGACTCAGTCAGTTCCTCACGCTTTTTGTCTGCCTGCGAACGATACTCTTCGTTGATCTTCTTGATCTGACGACGACGATCCGAGGGTGACAGCTTTTCAAGCTCACCATCCACGCGACTGGAAACCTTGACATCCATTACGATGCCCGTAACGCCTGACGGAACCGTGAGCGAGGAGTCCTTCACGTCCGCAGCCTTCTCACCAAAGATGGCGCGCAGCAGTTTCTCCTCCGGTGCCAGTTCGGTTTCACTCTTCGGCGTGATCTTACCCACGAGGATATCTCCGGGTTTGACCTCCGCACCCACGCGGATCACCCCATCGTGGTTGAGGTTTTTGAGAGCCTCTTCCCCAACATTGGGAATATCATAGGTGATTTCCTCAGGTCCGAGCTTGGTGTCACGAGCCGTGACTTCAAATTCCTCAATGTGAATCGAGGTGTAGACGTCATCCTTGATCATCTTTTCGCTGAGCAGGATGGCGTCCTCGAAGTTATACCCGTTCCAGGGCATGAAGGCAACCAGTACGTTGCGTCCCAGTGCCAGTTCTCCCTGATCTGTTGCCGCCCCATCAGCGAGCACATCATCTTTCTTAACGGGCTGGCCCTTCTGGACAACGGGCTTCTGGTTAAAACAGGTGCCCGCGTTGGAACGCATGAACTTGCGCAGTTCATACACATAAATTCCCTTTTTCGGATCACTCTTCGACTTGCGGTCAAAGTGCTTTGGCAGCGATCCATCTTCGGTGATAACGATGCGGCGTGCATCCACACTGGCAACCACCCCATCGATATCAGAAAGAATGATGGCCTTGGAGTCCCTCGCAACAATGTGCTCAATGCCCGTGCCGACCAGCGGCGCTTCGGTCTTGAGCAGTGGAACACCCTGGCGCTGCATGTTCGAACCCATCAGTGCGCGATTGGCGTCATCGTGCTCCAGGAAGGGAATGCTTCCCGCCGCAATGGAAACCAGCTGCTTTGGAGAAACGTCCATGTAGTGAACCTTGTCACCCGTCGTTTCAAAAACCTCATCGCGATGACGGCAGGTGACTTTCCCAATGAAGCGTCCCTTTTCGTCGAGTTCTGAATTCGCCTGAGCGATGGTGTAGGGTTCCTCCTGGTCTGCATTGACGTATTCCACTTCATCGAGAACACGTCCATCCACCACCTTGCGGTAGGGGGTTTCAATAAATCCGAATTCGTTTACCCGCGCATAGGTGCTGAACGAATTGATCAAACCGATGTTGGGACCTTCCGGAGTTTCAATTGGACAGATTCGACCGTAGTGGGATGTGTGAACGTCGCGAACCTCAAATCCGGCACGCTCACGATTCAACCCTCCCGGTCCAAGTGCCGAAAGTCGACGCTTGTGAGTCAACTCCGCCAATGGATTAATTTGATCCATGAACTGGCTCAACTGGCTGCGTGCAAAGAAATCACGGATCACTGTGGTCAAGGCCTTCGCATTGATCAGCTTCTGAGGCGTGATCGTGTCGATGCTCTGATCAAACAGCGTCATGCGCTCACGCACCAACCGTTCCGTGCGCGCAAGTCCGAGGCGGCACTGGTTGGCCAGCAACTCGCCAACCGTGCGGATGCGGCGGCTACCGAGGTGGTCGATGTCATCCACATATCCATCACCCCGCTTCAAACGGGTAAGGTACTTGGTGGACTCCACGATATCCTCCACATTGACCGTGCGGGTTTCCAAGGATGTCTCTAGGCGAAGCTTCTGATTGATTTTGTATCGACCCACTCGACCCAAGTCGTAGCGCTTGGGGTCCTGAAACAGGCGCTTGAGCAGTGCCTTGGCATTTGCAACTGTCGGTGGCTCCCCTGGGCGCAGACGCTTGTAAATGTCCTTGAGTGCTTCTTCCTCGTTGCGAGTGGGGTCCTTCTTCAGGCAGCGAATGATAACACCATCATCAATCGTGGTGTCGATCACCCGAACCGTCCCAATTGCAGCGCGGTCAAATGACCGGATGATGGTTTTGGTCAGCGGTTCAAAAGCGCGGGCGAGCACAACGCCTTTTTCCGCGTCAACAATATCCTCCACCAGCACAAAGTTCGACACATTGTCGAGCTTCAGTGCCTCGGACACTTCCATGTCCTGGAGTTCATAAAAGAGATTGAGAATGTCGAAATCCGAACTGTATCCGAAAGCACGCAACAACGTCGTGATCAGAAACTTGCGGCGACGGCGACGGCGGTCGAGATAAACATAGAGCAAGTCATTCTGGTCGAATTGCACTTCGAGCCAGGTGCCGCGATCCGGGATGATGCGGAAGGAATACAAAATCTTTCCACTGGTGTGCGTTGCCTCTTCAAAACAAAGTCCCGGAGAGCGGTGCAGTTGATTCACAACCACGCGTTCCGCACCATTGATGATGAAACTGCCGCGTTCGGTCATCATGGGCAGTTCACCCATGTAGATCTCCTCATCCTTGATCTGGTCTTCTTCCTGAAGGCGCAGCTTTACATGCAGCGCGATGGAATAGGTGATGCCTTCACGGATGCAATCGATTTCCGAGTGCGGTGATGGCGTCAGCCGGTATTCCAGGAACTGGAGCACACAACGACCATCATAACTCTCGATCGGGAAAACCTCCTGAAAGACCGCCTGCAACCCATTGGTGCTTCGTTGGGATGGTGGCACATCCGCCTGAAGAAATTCCTCAAAGGAATGGGTCTGATGCTCGATCAGATTGGGTGGCTGGATGACTTCTTTAATTCTTCCGAAGCTTTTACGAACACTCATGGTATGGATTTCTTAAAAATAAGAGTTGGACGGTAATCAGGGAGAGGATTGAAAACGACGAAAGCCAGTGTTGGAGCACCTTAAGTCTCCAACACTGGTTTCGGAAAGACAGATTTTGAATAAGAATAAGCCAATGCTTACTTGATCTCGACTTCTGCGCCAGCAGCTTCGAGCTTCTTCTTGATGTCTTCTGCGTCGTCCTTGGTGGTCGCTTCCTTCAGCGGCTTGGGAGCACCTTCGACGAGGTCTTTTGCTTCCTTAAGGCCGAGACCCGTGATGCCACGGACTTCCTTAATGACAGCGATCTTGTTGCTTCCGAAGCTCTTGAGGATGACGTCAAATTCCGTCTTTTCCTCAGCAGCGGCTTCATCCGCACCTGCAGCAGCAGCACCAGGAGCAGCGGCAACAGCGACCGGTGCCGCAGCACTGACGCCCCACTTCTCCTCGAGATCTTTAACCAGTCCTGCGATTTCCAGCACGGACTGTGAGCTTAACCATTCGATTACTTGTTCTTTAGTGATATCAGCCATTTTGTCTCCTTGCCCTGTTAGCGCTTATCAGCATTTAAGAGTGAAACCCCTAACGCGGGCGTTAAGATTAATGTAGTGTGATTGAAAATTCGGGTTGCAACCGCCTCAAGCGGCTTCGTTCTTGTCGGCATAGGCCTTGAGCACGGTAACCACCGCCTGTGGCACTGCGTTGATAACACCCACAAACTGAGTTGCCGGCGTATTGAGCAGTCCCATGAACTGCGCGCGAAGCGCATCCAGTGAGGGCAGCTTGGAAAGTTCGTCAACTTCATCTGCGGAGAGTAAGCGTGGACCGAGGGCGCCGCCCTTCACATCCACCTTGTCTTTCTCCTTGTGGAACTTCTTCAGAATCTTCGCAACTTCCGATGGATTCTTTCCACCCGAAACAATGGCAATCTGCCCGTCGAGCATCTCATCCAGCTCGGGAAGATCCAATTGCTTCACTGCCTGTTGCAGAATCGTGTTTTTCACCACGTGGAACTCTGCTTCCTGCTCGGCCAGGCGAGCACGCAAGTCTGCGGTTTCCGCAACGGTGATCCGAAAATAGTTCGTCAGAAAAAGGTAATCAGACTCCTTGAGCCGATTGGTGACTTCTTCGACCAGGTATTGTTTTTCAGGTCTCATGATTTCGTTGTTTGATCGGTTCTCGGTTTCCGGTTAAGCACTGATCGCAGTGACTTCACTGCCGAGAATGCGAACTCCCGGACTCATCGTGGAACTGATGGTGACGTTCTTGATGAATTTGCCCTTTACCGTTTCAGGTTTGGACTTCACCAGTGTCGAAAGCGCTTCCTTCGCGTTCTCAGTCAAATTCTCCTTTGAAAAGGATCGCTTGCCGACGACGATGGAGACGTTCGCAGACT
Encoded here:
- the rplL gene encoding 50S ribosomal protein L7/L12, coding for MADITKEQVIEWLSSQSVLEIAGLVKDLEEKWGVSAAAPVAVAAAPGAAAAGADEAAAEEKTEFDVILKSFGSNKIAVIKEVRGITGLGLKEAKDLVEGAPKPLKEATTKDDAEDIKKKLEAAGAEVEIK
- the rpoC gene encoding DNA-directed RNA polymerase subunit beta' — encoded protein: MSTQELTETLGLEKDRSLKSVAISIASPDTIREWSRGEVKNPETINYRTFKPEPGGLFCERIFGPVRDYEAGKYKGIKYKGMIDERTGIECTVARVRRERMGHIELAVPVTHIWFLKSMPSRIGLMLDVTARNLERVIYYENYMVTDPGKTPLEAKQLLTEQEFLQAQDEYGYDAFTAKMGAEAIRDVLASLDLESMVEELHEQMHATRSKQIKKKVAKRLKVIQGFMTSGSRPEWMVLEVLPVIPPDLRPLVPLEGGRFATSDLNDLYRRVINRNNRLKNLLQLKTPDVIIHNEKRMLQESVDALFDNGRHGRAITGAGNRPLKSLSDMLKGKQGRFRQNLLGKRVDYSGRSVIVIGPDLKLNQCGLPKKMALVLFEPFIIRRLKELGFVHTVRGARKMIEKRSPEVWDILEEVTKGHPVLLNRAPTLHRLSIQAFEPVLIEGNAIRVHPLVCTPYNADFDGDQMAVHVPLSLEAVMEAKLLMMATSNIFSPSSGKPILTPSQDIVLASYYLTFEPQQKPEPGRHIPLLGSIEEVMLAEADGVLKKHDWIEIRNPDYGNENTAFGNSERKVLRTTVGRVMFNTIWPEEIGYVNFPVAKGKLGDLILETYRAVGTERTIVVLDELKEMGFRMATKAGISIGIDDMIIPDSKPAIVQSARKRIDEVDNQYRMGVITPGERYNKIVEAWTKATDEIAKEVFRNLQENKGRDEINPVYIMMDSGARGNRQQVRQLCGIRGLMAKPSGEIIERPIIASFREGLSVLEYFISTHGARKGLADTALKTADAGYLTRKLCDVAMDVVISEIDDGNRNGVWKEAIMDGDDEVVSLSDRIVGRFVCEDIRNPLDPSEVIVAAGEMVDELAAKRIEAMGVDRVKVMSPLTSRRRNGITAKEYGIDPATNELVEIGSAIGIVAAQSIGEPGTQLTMRTFHIGGIASQVLKNPEIRVRYAGKVRFSKDLRSVKIKDGARIVTNKTGSVVILDENDNELENYKIVVGSVIRFDDGDMIKEGERLAVWDPHNIPIISEKEGIISFHDMIPGVTVKRDIDESTGRIATTVTEHKEDLNPQVQIRDDKGTLVATYSIPTGAQVAVNEGDIIELGALLAKTPRQASKTQDITGGLPRVAELFEGRRPKEAAEMAKIDGIVSLEGTVRGKRRLIVEDSDTNEREEHLIPHGKHMIVQPGDLVTRGQHLTEGAADPHEILEILGPNAVQEYLLSEIQKVYRLQGVSINDKHIETILSRMLCKVRITDPGDSEYFWGEQVDRYEFMDINEAIVEAGGKPAEAEPLLLGITKASIETESFISAASFQETTRVLTDASTLGKIDRLKGFKENVIMGNLIPAGTGLPQYRHLKIDTLGAELGEDFRDIDSEHAI
- the rpoB gene encoding DNA-directed RNA polymerase subunit beta: MSVRKSFGRIKEVIQPPNLIEHQTHSFEEFLQADVPPSQRSTNGLQAVFQEVFPIESYDGRCVLQFLEYRLTPSPHSEIDCIREGITYSIALHVKLRLQEEDQIKDEEIYMGELPMMTERGSFIINGAERVVVNQLHRSPGLCFEEATHTSGKILYSFRIIPDRGTWLEVQFDQNDLLYVYLDRRRRRRKFLITTLLRAFGYSSDFDILNLFYELQDMEVSEALKLDNVSNFVLVEDIVDAEKGVVLARAFEPLTKTIIRSFDRAAIGTVRVIDTTIDDGVIIRCLKKDPTRNEEEALKDIYKRLRPGEPPTVANAKALLKRLFQDPKRYDLGRVGRYKINQKLRLETSLETRTVNVEDIVESTKYLTRLKRGDGYVDDIDHLGSRRIRTVGELLANQCRLGLARTERLVRERMTLFDQSIDTITPQKLINAKALTTVIRDFFARSQLSQFMDQINPLAELTHKRRLSALGPGGLNRERAGFEVRDVHTSHYGRICPIETPEGPNIGLINSFSTYARVNEFGFIETPYRKVVDGRVLDEVEYVNADQEEPYTIAQANSELDEKGRFIGKVTCRHRDEVFETTGDKVHYMDVSPKQLVSIAAGSIPFLEHDDANRALMGSNMQRQGVPLLKTEAPLVGTGIEHIVARDSKAIILSDIDGVVASVDARRIVITEDGSLPKHFDRKSKSDPKKGIYVYELRKFMRSNAGTCFNQKPVVQKGQPVKKDDVLADGAATDQGELALGRNVLVAFMPWNGYNFEDAILLSEKMIKDDVYTSIHIEEFEVTARDTKLGPEEITYDIPNVGEEALKNLNHDGVIRVGAEVKPGDILVGKITPKSETELAPEEKLLRAIFGEKAADVKDSSLTVPSGVTGIVMDVKVSSRVDGELEKLSPSDRRRQIKKINEEYRSQADKKREELTESLSNILLGEKIPLDVRNSDTGEIIIPANRKITKTLLRRLAAVSKHIEIDPSPVRIKVMEIVRNFQSKFDELDRERERKIDSVERGDSVDQGVIKNVKVYVATKRKIEVGDKMAGRHGNKGVIARIVPEEDMPYLEDGTPIEICLNPLGVPSRMNVGQVLETHLGWACKKLGIKVATPVFDGISEKDVRQYLIDAGLPESGKAYLYDGRTGERLDQRVVVGYIYMLKLNHLVAEKIHARAVGPYSLITQQPLGGKAQYGGQRLGEMEVWALEAYGAAYMLQELLTVKSDDVQGRTKIYESLVKGDRSLVAGTPQSFNVLMKEIQGLCLDIRLEQDDFDFNS
- the rplJ gene encoding 50S ribosomal protein L10, yielding MRPEKQYLVEEVTNRLKESDYLFLTNYFRITVAETADLRARLAEQEAEFHVVKNTILQQAVKQLDLPELDEMLDGQIAIVSGGKNPSEVAKILKKFHKEKDKVDVKGGALGPRLLSADEVDELSKLPSLDALRAQFMGLLNTPATQFVGVINAVPQAVVTVLKAYADKNEAA